The following coding sequences are from one Brienomyrus brachyistius isolate T26 chromosome 15, BBRACH_0.4, whole genome shotgun sequence window:
- the nfil3-4 gene encoding nuclear factor, interleukin 3 regulated, member 4 codes for MEVPFTMPVQGGAMERGMAVLGLEPMIGGGLGGTGSRRKREFMPEEKKDASYWEKRRKNNEAAKRSREKRRVSDYVLETRLVALSEENMRLRAELLALRLRFGLTGSASAQHSLLPLPPSRPMDPFWGRWPRDGDHSSLPSAHPISPLSSMHTPATTGYSFGIDRYPPFASSHSPLFLPALLPHPPAHWVGQAAPRPILGPKKPSDEEAEQQVPAALEADLSTALPHKLRLKIRGQHCRPDSGGATKDGESLTPPRKILYMTD; via the coding sequence ATGGAGGTGCCTTTCACGATGCCCGTGCAGGGTGGCGCCATGGAACGGGGCATGGCGGTCCTGGGCTTGGAGCCGATGATTGGTGGCGGCCTGGGCGGGACAGGTTCACGGCGCAAGCGGGAGTTCATGCCGGAGGAGAAGAAGGACGCCTCCTACTGGGAGAAGCGGCGAAAGAACAATGAAGCGGCCAAGCGCTCGCGGGAAAAGCGACGCGTCAGTGACTATGTGCTGGAGACGCGGCTGGTGGCCCTGAGCGAGGAGAACATGCGGCTGCGGGCGGAGCTGCTGGCACTGCGACTGCGCTTTGGCCTGACCGGCTCCGCCTCCGCCCAGCATAGCCTGCTGCCCCTGCCCCCCAGCCGGCCCATGGACCCCTTCTGGGGCCGGTGGCCCCGGGATGGCGATCACTCCTCCTTACCCTCCGCTCACCCCATCTCCCCTCTCTCTTCCATGCACACTCCTGCAACGACCGGCTACTCTTTCGGCATCGACCGCTACCCTCCATTCGCCTCGTCGCACTCGCCGCTGTTCCTTCCTGCCCTgctgccccacccccctgcccacTGGGTTGGCCAAGCTGCTCCCAGGCCCATCCTGGGCCCCAAGAAGCCCAGCGATGAGGAGGCAGAGCAGCAGGTCCCGGCCGCCCTGGAGGCTGACCTGAGTACTGCACTGCCTCATAAACTGAGGCTGAAAATACGCGGCCAGCATTGCAGGCCTGACTCGGGAGGAGCGACGAAAGACGGAGAGTCCTTAACACCACCCCGCAAGATACTGTACATGACTGACTGA
- the si:dkey-172o19.2 gene encoding NFIL3 like protein, which produces MCALRSSEGHHAALRPSSSFLQTSEDEEMGQRPLTSVPRRSSLTHRLLGLQGCARRITPSRRRMRQMTPEEKKDASYWDKRRKNNEAAKRSRERRRLSDFMLEGQLLALSEENTKLRTEMLWLQCRFGVAKDGQPAQAPLHNLAPAALKSSFWGFGTNPGSLLGEQKDLGDLLQGSRVSWTGASTSNGIGQNFQNPESHPMYMAGSSGQPYYLQPHSHSRKRACLQPYEKTLQHPYSRTGGEEPDSTANYQLCSSKENPGAPEPQPSSKLSPVLPHQAPPSFSASSHLPQSRFLPSLNNPSLCSSLVLPWGNPNLHLSPIYYNLPFYLPLEGRELLNHSLKTRGDAFSAELAHLRRYFLSESC; this is translated from the coding sequence ATGTGCGCACTAAGGAGCAGCGAAGGGCACCATGCGGCCCTGCGTCCATCTTCTTCCTTTCTGCAGACCAGCGAGGACGAGGAGATGGGACAGCGGCCGCTGACGTCCGTTCCCAGACGTTCCTCGCTGACTCATCGGCTGCTGGGCCTGCAGGGTTGCGCACGGCGCATCACGCCAAGCAGACGCCGCATGCGGCAGATGACCCCCGAGGAGAAGAAGGATGCTTCGTACTGGGACAAGCGGCGCAAGAACAACGAGGCGGCCAAGCGCTCCCGCGAAAGGCGGCGGCTCAGCGATTTCATGCTGGAGGGCCAGCTGCTGGCGCTGAGTGAGGAGAACACCAAGCTTAGGACGGAGATGCTCTGGCTGCAGTGTCGCTTTGGCGTGGCCAAGGACGGGCAGCCAGCCCAAGCTCCTTTGCATAACCTGGCACCTGCTGCTTTGAAGTCCAGCTTCTGGGGTTTCGGAACTAACCCAGGCTCGCTCTTGGGGGAGCAGAAAGATCTAGGAGACCTGCTGCAGGGCTCGAGGGTCTCCTGGACAGGTGCGTCCACAAGCAACGGCATAGGCCAGAACTTCCAAAACCCAGAAAGTCACCCCATGTACATGGCAGGCTCCTCTGGCCAGCCGTACTACCTGCAGCCTCACAGTCATTCACGAAAGAGGGCTTGTCTCCAGCCATATGAGAAGACCCTGCAGCATCCCTACAGCAGGACAGGTGGAGAAGAACCAGACAGCACTGCTAACTACCAGCTGTGCTCCAGCAAAGAAAATCCAGGGGCCCCTGAACCGCAGCCCAGCTCCAAACTCTCTCCTGTACTACCCCACCAGGCCCCCCCCTCATTCTCAGCTTCCTCTCATCTGCCCCAGAGCCGGTTTCTTCCCAGCCTAAACAACCCATCACTATGCAGCAGTCTGGTCCTGCCCTGGGGTAACCCTAACCTCCATTTATCCCCGATCTATTACAACCTGCCCTTCTATCTACCCCTCGAGGGCCGCGAGCTTCTTAATCACAGCCTCAAGACCAGGGGTGATGCTTTCTCTGCAGAGCTGGCACACCTGAGAAGGTACTTCTTGTCAGAGAGCTGCTAG